A window from Oreochromis aureus strain Israel breed Guangdong linkage group 16, ZZ_aureus, whole genome shotgun sequence encodes these proteins:
- the ppp2r3b gene encoding serine/threonine-protein phosphatase 2A regulatory subunit B'' subunit beta isoform X1 — MPSPQVLQPVLKMKVDELFLNWLSDPTTQSILKDYLDLIKSGQPVELSIGDAQDKRSLSFNENNNVASQKNLAEKKPAPLSTPFSTPSTSTLPSRSSSNTRMTGPSGRVLRRSLSTKKAQVRTEEPVTTALSESIPKFYFPQGRPQANLNIDGLISKIEKIFSQFPNERATIEDMGQVAKACECPLYWKVPLFCSAGGDRTGFVSVHKFVAMWRKTLLTCHDDASKFVHLLAKPGCNYLEQDDFIPFLQDVVNSHPGLAFLKEAPDFHSRYITTVIQRVFYNVNRSWTGKITCSELRKSNFLQNVALLEQEEDVNQLTEFFSYEHFYVIYCKFWELDTDHDLYIDQKDLAGHNDQAISQKMIERIFSGTVTRDRRVYKEGRLSYADFVWFLISEEDKKTDTSIEYWFRCMDLDGDGVLSMYELEYFYEEQCQKLEAMAIEPLPFEDCLCQMLDLVKPEVEGKITLRDLKRCKLAHIFFDTFFNIEKYLDHEQKDPFSVIREVETDGQELSNWEKYAAEEYDILVAEEAANDQCNDVYENPLSPLGQHISSELGLTKRHFFEIPTPHCNLDLDEYEYEDDFE; from the exons ATGCCGTCACCACAAGTTCTCCAGCCGGTTCTTAAAATGAAAGTAGACGAGCTTTTTCTCAACTGGTTGAGTGATCCTACAACTCAGTCAATACTCAAAGATTATCTTGATCTAATCAAAAGTGGACAGCCTGTTGAATTGAGTATTGGGGACGCTCAAGATAAAAGGTCGTTAAGCTTCAATGAAAACAACAATGTGGCATCACAGAAGAACCTGGCAGAGAAGAAGCCTGCTCCCTTAAGTACACCTTTCAGCACCCCATCTACCAGTACCCTGCCTTCCCGAAGTAGCAGTAACACCAGAATGACTGGACCAAGTGGAAGAGTACTACGGAGATCTCTCAGCACAAAGAAG GCTCAGGTGAGGACGGAGGAGCCAGTCACCACAGCACTGAGTGAAAGCATTCCCAAGTTTTACTTCCCACAGGGCCGCCCCCAAGCCAACCTTAACATTGACGGCCTCATTTCCAAAATTGAGAAAATATTTTCCCAATTCCCAAATGAAAGGGCCACCATTGAGGATATGGGGCAGGTTGCCAAG GCCTGTGAGTGTCCCCTCTACTGGAAAGTGCCATTGTTCTGCTCAGCTGGAGGCGACAGGACGGGCTTCGTGTCCGTGCACAAGTTTGTGGCTATGTGGAGAAA AACTCTGCTGACCTGTCACGATGACGCTTCTAAATTCGTGCACCTCTTGGCCAAGCCTGGCTGTAATTACCTGGAACAAGATGACTTTATTCCATTCCTGCAG GATGTGGTGAACTCACACCCGGGCCTGGCCTTTCTAAAAGAGGCACCAGACTTTCACTCGCGATACATCACAACG GTGATTCAGAGGGTATTTTACAATGTGAACCGCTCATGGACGGGGAAAATAACATGTTCTGAGCTCAGGAAGAGTAACTTTCTCCAG AATGTGGCGCTGCTGGAGCAAGAAGAGGACGTGAACCAGCTGACGGAGTTCTTCTCCTACGAACATTTCTATGTTATTTACTGCAAGTTCTGGGAGCTGGACACTGATCACGACCTCTACATAGACCAGAAGGACCTAGCAGGACACAATGACCAAG CCATTTCACAGAAGATGATTGAGAGAATATTCTCAGGAACAGTAACAAG GGACAGACGAGTGTATAAAGAGGGGCGGCTGAGTTACGCTGATTTCGTCTGGTTCCTCATCTCTGAGGAAGACAAGAAGACTGACACCAG CATAGAGTACTGGTTCCGCTGTATGGACCTGGATGGGGACGGGGTGCTCAGCATGTATGAGCTGGAGTACTTCTACGAGGAGCAGTGTCAGAAGCTGGAGGCCATGGCTATTGAGCCGCTGCCCTTTGAGGACTGCCTCTGCCAAATGCTTGACCTTGTCAAGCCTGAGGTCGAAG GTAAGATCACTCTGCGGGATCTTAAGAGGTGCAAGTTGGCTCATATCTTCTTTGACACGTTCTTCAACATTGAGAAGTACCTGGACCACGAGCAAAAGGACCCGTTCTCTGTCATAAGG GAGGTGGAGACGGACGGACAGGAGCTGTCAAACTGGGAGAAATATGCTGCAGAGGAGTACGACATACTGGTAGCCGAGGAGGCAGCCAATGACCAGTGTAACGATGT GTATGAAAATCCGCTGAGCCCTTTAGGGCAGCACATCTCCAGTGAGCTGGGTCTGACTAAGAGACACTTCTTTGAGATCCCCACCCCGCACTGCAACCTGGACTTGGATGAATATGAGTATGAGGATGACTtcgaatga
- the ppp2r3b gene encoding serine/threonine-protein phosphatase 2A regulatory subunit B'' subunit beta isoform X2, with translation MPSPQVLQPVLKMKVDELFLNWLSDPTTQSILKDYLDLIKSGQPVELSIGDAQDKRSLSFNENNNVASQKNLAEKKPAPLSTPFSTPSTSTLPSRSSSNTRMTGPSGRVLRRSLSTKKAQVRTEEPVTTALSESIPKFYFPQGRPQANLNIDGLISKIEKIFSQFPNERATIEDMGQVAKACECPLYWKVPLFCSAGGDRTGFVSVHKFVAMWRKTLLTCHDDASKFVHLLAKPGCNYLEQDDFIPFLQDVVNSHPGLAFLKEAPDFHSRYITTVIQRVFYNVNRSWTGKITCSELRKSNFLQNVALLEQEEDVNQLTEFFSYEHFYVIYCKFWELDTDHDLYIDQKDLAGHNDQAISQKMIERIFSGTVTRDRRVYKEGRLSYADFVWFLISEEDKKTDTSIEYWFRCMDLDGDGVLSMYELEYFYEEQCQKLEAMAIEPLPFEDCLCQMLDLVKPEVEGKITLRDLKRCKLAHIFFDTFFNIEKYLDHEQKDPFSVIREVETDGQELSNWEKYAAEEYDILVAEEAANDQCNDVNTTD, from the exons ATGCCGTCACCACAAGTTCTCCAGCCGGTTCTTAAAATGAAAGTAGACGAGCTTTTTCTCAACTGGTTGAGTGATCCTACAACTCAGTCAATACTCAAAGATTATCTTGATCTAATCAAAAGTGGACAGCCTGTTGAATTGAGTATTGGGGACGCTCAAGATAAAAGGTCGTTAAGCTTCAATGAAAACAACAATGTGGCATCACAGAAGAACCTGGCAGAGAAGAAGCCTGCTCCCTTAAGTACACCTTTCAGCACCCCATCTACCAGTACCCTGCCTTCCCGAAGTAGCAGTAACACCAGAATGACTGGACCAAGTGGAAGAGTACTACGGAGATCTCTCAGCACAAAGAAG GCTCAGGTGAGGACGGAGGAGCCAGTCACCACAGCACTGAGTGAAAGCATTCCCAAGTTTTACTTCCCACAGGGCCGCCCCCAAGCCAACCTTAACATTGACGGCCTCATTTCCAAAATTGAGAAAATATTTTCCCAATTCCCAAATGAAAGGGCCACCATTGAGGATATGGGGCAGGTTGCCAAG GCCTGTGAGTGTCCCCTCTACTGGAAAGTGCCATTGTTCTGCTCAGCTGGAGGCGACAGGACGGGCTTCGTGTCCGTGCACAAGTTTGTGGCTATGTGGAGAAA AACTCTGCTGACCTGTCACGATGACGCTTCTAAATTCGTGCACCTCTTGGCCAAGCCTGGCTGTAATTACCTGGAACAAGATGACTTTATTCCATTCCTGCAG GATGTGGTGAACTCACACCCGGGCCTGGCCTTTCTAAAAGAGGCACCAGACTTTCACTCGCGATACATCACAACG GTGATTCAGAGGGTATTTTACAATGTGAACCGCTCATGGACGGGGAAAATAACATGTTCTGAGCTCAGGAAGAGTAACTTTCTCCAG AATGTGGCGCTGCTGGAGCAAGAAGAGGACGTGAACCAGCTGACGGAGTTCTTCTCCTACGAACATTTCTATGTTATTTACTGCAAGTTCTGGGAGCTGGACACTGATCACGACCTCTACATAGACCAGAAGGACCTAGCAGGACACAATGACCAAG CCATTTCACAGAAGATGATTGAGAGAATATTCTCAGGAACAGTAACAAG GGACAGACGAGTGTATAAAGAGGGGCGGCTGAGTTACGCTGATTTCGTCTGGTTCCTCATCTCTGAGGAAGACAAGAAGACTGACACCAG CATAGAGTACTGGTTCCGCTGTATGGACCTGGATGGGGACGGGGTGCTCAGCATGTATGAGCTGGAGTACTTCTACGAGGAGCAGTGTCAGAAGCTGGAGGCCATGGCTATTGAGCCGCTGCCCTTTGAGGACTGCCTCTGCCAAATGCTTGACCTTGTCAAGCCTGAGGTCGAAG GTAAGATCACTCTGCGGGATCTTAAGAGGTGCAAGTTGGCTCATATCTTCTTTGACACGTTCTTCAACATTGAGAAGTACCTGGACCACGAGCAAAAGGACCCGTTCTCTGTCATAAGG GAGGTGGAGACGGACGGACAGGAGCTGTCAAACTGGGAGAAATATGCTGCAGAGGAGTACGACATACTGGTAGCCGAGGAGGCAGCCAATGACCAGTGTAACGATGT GAACACTACCGACTAA
- the ppp2r3b gene encoding serine/threonine-protein phosphatase 2A regulatory subunit B'' subunit beta isoform X4, which yields MRMKELSLRQDPDLRKELALLARGCDFVLPSRFKKRLRAFQQGQAQVRTEEPVTTALSESIPKFYFPQGRPQANLNIDGLISKIEKIFSQFPNERATIEDMGQVAKACECPLYWKVPLFCSAGGDRTGFVSVHKFVAMWRKTLLTCHDDASKFVHLLAKPGCNYLEQDDFIPFLQDVVNSHPGLAFLKEAPDFHSRYITTVIQRVFYNVNRSWTGKITCSELRKSNFLQNVALLEQEEDVNQLTEFFSYEHFYVIYCKFWELDTDHDLYIDQKDLAGHNDQAISQKMIERIFSGTVTRDRRVYKEGRLSYADFVWFLISEEDKKTDTSIEYWFRCMDLDGDGVLSMYELEYFYEEQCQKLEAMAIEPLPFEDCLCQMLDLVKPEVEGKITLRDLKRCKLAHIFFDTFFNIEKYLDHEQKDPFSVIREVETDGQELSNWEKYAAEEYDILVAEEAANDQCNDVYENPLSPLGQHISSELGLTKRHFFEIPTPHCNLDLDEYEYEDDFE from the exons ATGAGGATGAAGGAGCTATCCCTGCGTCAGGACCCTGACCTGAGGAAGGAGCTGGCTCTGCTGGCACGTGGATGTGACTTTGTTCTGCCCTCTCGGTTTAAGAAGAGGCTGAGAGCCTTCCAGCAAGGACAG GCTCAGGTGAGGACGGAGGAGCCAGTCACCACAGCACTGAGTGAAAGCATTCCCAAGTTTTACTTCCCACAGGGCCGCCCCCAAGCCAACCTTAACATTGACGGCCTCATTTCCAAAATTGAGAAAATATTTTCCCAATTCCCAAATGAAAGGGCCACCATTGAGGATATGGGGCAGGTTGCCAAG GCCTGTGAGTGTCCCCTCTACTGGAAAGTGCCATTGTTCTGCTCAGCTGGAGGCGACAGGACGGGCTTCGTGTCCGTGCACAAGTTTGTGGCTATGTGGAGAAA AACTCTGCTGACCTGTCACGATGACGCTTCTAAATTCGTGCACCTCTTGGCCAAGCCTGGCTGTAATTACCTGGAACAAGATGACTTTATTCCATTCCTGCAG GATGTGGTGAACTCACACCCGGGCCTGGCCTTTCTAAAAGAGGCACCAGACTTTCACTCGCGATACATCACAACG GTGATTCAGAGGGTATTTTACAATGTGAACCGCTCATGGACGGGGAAAATAACATGTTCTGAGCTCAGGAAGAGTAACTTTCTCCAG AATGTGGCGCTGCTGGAGCAAGAAGAGGACGTGAACCAGCTGACGGAGTTCTTCTCCTACGAACATTTCTATGTTATTTACTGCAAGTTCTGGGAGCTGGACACTGATCACGACCTCTACATAGACCAGAAGGACCTAGCAGGACACAATGACCAAG CCATTTCACAGAAGATGATTGAGAGAATATTCTCAGGAACAGTAACAAG GGACAGACGAGTGTATAAAGAGGGGCGGCTGAGTTACGCTGATTTCGTCTGGTTCCTCATCTCTGAGGAAGACAAGAAGACTGACACCAG CATAGAGTACTGGTTCCGCTGTATGGACCTGGATGGGGACGGGGTGCTCAGCATGTATGAGCTGGAGTACTTCTACGAGGAGCAGTGTCAGAAGCTGGAGGCCATGGCTATTGAGCCGCTGCCCTTTGAGGACTGCCTCTGCCAAATGCTTGACCTTGTCAAGCCTGAGGTCGAAG GTAAGATCACTCTGCGGGATCTTAAGAGGTGCAAGTTGGCTCATATCTTCTTTGACACGTTCTTCAACATTGAGAAGTACCTGGACCACGAGCAAAAGGACCCGTTCTCTGTCATAAGG GAGGTGGAGACGGACGGACAGGAGCTGTCAAACTGGGAGAAATATGCTGCAGAGGAGTACGACATACTGGTAGCCGAGGAGGCAGCCAATGACCAGTGTAACGATGT GTATGAAAATCCGCTGAGCCCTTTAGGGCAGCACATCTCCAGTGAGCTGGGTCTGACTAAGAGACACTTCTTTGAGATCCCCACCCCGCACTGCAACCTGGACTTGGATGAATATGAGTATGAGGATGACTtcgaatga
- the ppp2r3b gene encoding serine/threonine-protein phosphatase 2A regulatory subunit B'' subunit beta isoform X3, whose translation MRMKELSLRQDPDLRKELALLARGCDFVLPSRFKKRLRAFQQGQAGVCAQVRTEEPVTTALSESIPKFYFPQGRPQANLNIDGLISKIEKIFSQFPNERATIEDMGQVAKACECPLYWKVPLFCSAGGDRTGFVSVHKFVAMWRKTLLTCHDDASKFVHLLAKPGCNYLEQDDFIPFLQDVVNSHPGLAFLKEAPDFHSRYITTVIQRVFYNVNRSWTGKITCSELRKSNFLQNVALLEQEEDVNQLTEFFSYEHFYVIYCKFWELDTDHDLYIDQKDLAGHNDQAISQKMIERIFSGTVTRDRRVYKEGRLSYADFVWFLISEEDKKTDTSIEYWFRCMDLDGDGVLSMYELEYFYEEQCQKLEAMAIEPLPFEDCLCQMLDLVKPEVEGKITLRDLKRCKLAHIFFDTFFNIEKYLDHEQKDPFSVIREVETDGQELSNWEKYAAEEYDILVAEEAANDQCNDVYENPLSPLGQHISSELGLTKRHFFEIPTPHCNLDLDEYEYEDDFE comes from the exons ATGAGGATGAAGGAGCTATCCCTGCGTCAGGACCCTGACCTGAGGAAGGAGCTGGCTCTGCTGGCACGTGGATGTGACTTTGTTCTGCCCTCTCGGTTTAAGAAGAGGCTGAGAGCCTTCCAGCAAGGACAGGcaggtgtttgt GCTCAGGTGAGGACGGAGGAGCCAGTCACCACAGCACTGAGTGAAAGCATTCCCAAGTTTTACTTCCCACAGGGCCGCCCCCAAGCCAACCTTAACATTGACGGCCTCATTTCCAAAATTGAGAAAATATTTTCCCAATTCCCAAATGAAAGGGCCACCATTGAGGATATGGGGCAGGTTGCCAAG GCCTGTGAGTGTCCCCTCTACTGGAAAGTGCCATTGTTCTGCTCAGCTGGAGGCGACAGGACGGGCTTCGTGTCCGTGCACAAGTTTGTGGCTATGTGGAGAAA AACTCTGCTGACCTGTCACGATGACGCTTCTAAATTCGTGCACCTCTTGGCCAAGCCTGGCTGTAATTACCTGGAACAAGATGACTTTATTCCATTCCTGCAG GATGTGGTGAACTCACACCCGGGCCTGGCCTTTCTAAAAGAGGCACCAGACTTTCACTCGCGATACATCACAACG GTGATTCAGAGGGTATTTTACAATGTGAACCGCTCATGGACGGGGAAAATAACATGTTCTGAGCTCAGGAAGAGTAACTTTCTCCAG AATGTGGCGCTGCTGGAGCAAGAAGAGGACGTGAACCAGCTGACGGAGTTCTTCTCCTACGAACATTTCTATGTTATTTACTGCAAGTTCTGGGAGCTGGACACTGATCACGACCTCTACATAGACCAGAAGGACCTAGCAGGACACAATGACCAAG CCATTTCACAGAAGATGATTGAGAGAATATTCTCAGGAACAGTAACAAG GGACAGACGAGTGTATAAAGAGGGGCGGCTGAGTTACGCTGATTTCGTCTGGTTCCTCATCTCTGAGGAAGACAAGAAGACTGACACCAG CATAGAGTACTGGTTCCGCTGTATGGACCTGGATGGGGACGGGGTGCTCAGCATGTATGAGCTGGAGTACTTCTACGAGGAGCAGTGTCAGAAGCTGGAGGCCATGGCTATTGAGCCGCTGCCCTTTGAGGACTGCCTCTGCCAAATGCTTGACCTTGTCAAGCCTGAGGTCGAAG GTAAGATCACTCTGCGGGATCTTAAGAGGTGCAAGTTGGCTCATATCTTCTTTGACACGTTCTTCAACATTGAGAAGTACCTGGACCACGAGCAAAAGGACCCGTTCTCTGTCATAAGG GAGGTGGAGACGGACGGACAGGAGCTGTCAAACTGGGAGAAATATGCTGCAGAGGAGTACGACATACTGGTAGCCGAGGAGGCAGCCAATGACCAGTGTAACGATGT GTATGAAAATCCGCTGAGCCCTTTAGGGCAGCACATCTCCAGTGAGCTGGGTCTGACTAAGAGACACTTCTTTGAGATCCCCACCCCGCACTGCAACCTGGACTTGGATGAATATGAGTATGAGGATGACTtcgaatga